The Armatimonadota bacterium DNA window CAGCAAGCGCATCTTCGATGCGAGCCTTTCGCTCCTTCAGTGCGGTTTCAGTCGCAGCTCCGACCTTGATGACGGCGACGCCGCCGCTCAACTTTGCCAATCGCTCTTGGAGCTTTTCCTTGTCGTAGTTGCTGTCGGTGGTTTCGATCTGTTGTTGAATCTGCTTCTTTCGACCTTCGATCTGAGCCGCATCGCCCTTGCCGTCAACCACGGTCGTTGAGTCCTTAGTGATCACGATCTTGCGGCAAGTGCCAAGCATTTCTGGAGTGACGCTATCGAGCTTGAGACCCAAGTCTTCGGTGATGAATTGACCGCCGGTTAGGATTGCCATGTCTTCGAGCATCGCCTTTCGTCGATCACCGAAGCCTGGAGCCTTGACGGCCGCCAGTTGGAGATTGCCTCGCAACCGGTTCAGCACCAATGTAGCAAGGCACTCATTCTCGACATCTTCTGCAACGATAATGAACGGCTTGCCCATTCGCACGACCTTCTCAAGAAGTGGCAAGAAGTCTTGGACGCTAGCAATCTTCTTCTCATAGAACAAAAGAAGAGGATCTTCGTACACGACTTCCATTCGATTAGGATCGGTGATGAAGTATGGAGAGAGGTAACCCTTGTCGAATTGCAAACCGTCGACGTGCTCGACAGTGGTCTCCATCGACTTGGCTTCTTCGACGGTGACGACGCCATCTTTGCCGACCTTGTCTATCACGCCTGCAACGAGTTCGCCCAGTTCAGCGTCGTTGGCTGAAATGGTCGCCACGTCTTTGGTGCTAGTCACTGGGATCGACATCTTGGCTAGCTCGGCGACGATCAAGCCGACAGACTTGTCGATGCCAACCTTGATTTGAGTCGCGTTGCTACCGGCAGCGACGTTTCGCGTACCTTCCTTGAAAATTGCTTGGGCAAGAACGGTTGCCGTCGTGGTGCCGTCACCTGCGAGGTCATTGGTCTTGCTGCTCACTTCACGGATGAGTTGCGCGCCCATGTTCTCGAATCGATTTTCGACTTCGATCTCCTTAGCGATGGTCACACCGTCGTTGATCACGGTTGGCGAACCAAACTTTCGCTCCAAAACTACATTGCGTCCGCGAGGGCCGAGAGTGACCTTGACTGCATTCGCCAGCTTGTCGACGCCAGCTTCGAGCATCTTGCGTGCGTCATCGCTGAACTTGAGTTCTTTAGCGCTCATCGTTACTTCGCTGCTCCTGCTGGAACTCCGTCAACAATCGCGAGAACGTCGTCTGCGCGGAGGATGATAAATTCTTCGCCACCCACGGTGACTTCCGTGCCGCCGTACTTGCCGTAAAGCACAAAGTCGCCGACCTTGATATCCATCGGCGCAATTTGACCGCTGTCCAGTTGTTTGCCTGGACCCACTGCCAACACTTCGCCTCGTTGTGGCTTTTCTTGGGCGCTGTCTGGAAGGAAGATGCCGGAGGCCGTGACCTGTTCCTTGTCAGCGCGCTTCACGATGATTCGATCATGTAATGGCTGTAGTTTCATAGATTGTCCTATTGGATGTAATGGATCATTAGGCTCTACGAATGAGCCAGAATCCTTATTAGCAGTATACCGGCGAGAGTGCCAAAATTCAACTGTTTTTAGGTTGAAATGGGTTCAAAAGTCCTACTCGGTCTTCGTCGAATCTTCCCAAACTTCTTCGGCTTCTTCTATCACGTCGGCCTCAGGCGAATCCGGTTTGTCTTGCTTTGCTTTCCAGAATCCCCACAACACAATCGCAGCGACTCCACCCCAGAAAAGCCACGTCGGAGCTTCTTGAAAATGGAACCCAAGCGGCCATGATTTGTGAAGATCATGCTCCCAGTAGTGCTCAAAGGTGTGGAGCGAGAGGTAGGATAGCTTAAGCCCAGCCCAACCCACCAGCAGGTAGGCCATCGACTCAATTGAGGGATACCGTTCAAGAAGTTTGAGGAAAACGGTTGCCGCCCAGCGCAGAGCAATGACCCCGGATAGCGCGCCAGCGTAAACCACCCAAATCTTCTCTTTATGTGGTTCTGTTGCGACCGCCACCAGAACCGAGTCAATGGCGAACGCTACGTCCGCAAGTCCGACGATAAAAACCGTCTTTTGAAACGATGCCCCGGAAACCTTGATGTCTTTTTCGGTATGGCCAGGCAAGAAATGCTTGACAGCGAGAAAGACCAAGTACAACCCGCCCAGTAATTGCGCCCACCAAAGACCGCTGAGGATGCTGGCGAACAGAATTGCAATCGCCCGGAAGATAAAGGAAAGGGCCAGTCCGATTGTAAGAGCCCGTTTTTGTTCGGTGGGGCCAAGATGCCGGACCAACAGCGCAAGGATGATCGCGTTGTCCGCTGAGAGCAGGATTTCTAGGCCAACCAGCAGCCCGATGGTGCCGAGATCACCAATTGTAAAAACTTGATTTCCAAACATGGGGATGAAGTCGAACTCTCATTCTGCCACAATTAGCATCAAATGCCGACGTATGCTTACGAGTGCCGGACCTGCGGCAAGAATTTCGAAGTTGACCAGCGAATCACGGAAGATGCTCTCACCGATTGCGATTGTGGTGCAGAAAATTCTTTAAAGCGGTTGATTCAAAAGCCGCTCGTGATCTTCAATGGCCCTGGATTCTATGTGACCGACGCGGGGTCATCGACGACAAATAGTCCTGATATTTGTACTGGGGAGCCTGCTTCTTGCCCAAGCTGCACTCCGAGCGAGTAAGATACCGATTGGCACAAGATTTGCTTGTCTATAGCTAACAAAAATGATTTCCGTACTGAATTCTTCATTTGCTCAAGCAGGACAGCTGGACGGCACCGGCCTGCTCATGCGACTCATTTTGTTTTATGCGGTCGGCGGGATCTTTTTTGTGCTCGGCTATCTGAGCCAGTTGAAGAAAGGGAAGCGATGGTCCAAGTTCGTCTTTGGCGGACTCCCGATGTTGGCCGCGGTCTTCTTCTCTTGGGAATATTTCACCTTCTCCCTAGATGATTTTCACCGAGCGACCGGAATCATGGCCGGCAACCGCGAAGTGATCTACAAGATCTCGCCGTTTGTGTCGATGGTGATGCTCGCGCTCGTCATCGTGGTCGGTATTTTCCTGGACCGAAGAGAATCGCAAAGACGAGAATTGGACTAAACTATTCCTAAGTTCCGGCGGAAGCCGAATACCTAGGAGTAGACCTCATTGGCACAAGTTCAACCAACGTCGTTTGGACCCGGCTCAGGCCTGACCACAACCGAAGCACCCTTTATCGAAAACGCCATTGCTAATGGCGAAATGTACATCGAACAACCGTACGATCTGTATTCTGAAGAGAATCACGAATCGTGGCGAAAGCTCTATGCTCGGATGCTGCCCAAGTGGGAAAAGTATGCCAATGAGCACTTCATGCGCGGGATTTCTAACTTAGCACTCGATCCAAACCGGGTTCCACGCCTGGAAGATGTCAACAAGTTTCTAGATCCCCTCACAGGATTCAAAGCCAAGGCCGTCAGTGGGTACGTTCCGGCATTCAACTTCTTCGAGAGCATTCGCAATCGAGAGTTTCCAACCACGATCACCATTCGGCGATCAGACAAGTTGGATTACTTGCCAGAGCCGGATATTTTTCACGACATCGCTGGGCATGTCCCGATGCACACCGACAAGGCGTTTGCGGACACCTTGGTTCGCTTTGGCGAATGCGCTTTGACAGCCGCACAAATCGCGCACGAGACGAAGGATCACGAAGTCAGAGCCCACCGGCTGGCAAACACGATCAAAGCCATGGCCAGGTTCTTCTGGTTCTCGATCGAATTCGGATTGATGCGTGGAAACGGTTACGACCTAAAAGTCTATGGCAGCGGTTTGCTCAGCAGCTACGGTGAGATCGAATATTGCATCGAATCCCCTGATGTCCAGCGGTATCCAATTCAGCTCGAATGGGTGATCAACCAATATTTCGAGATCGATAAGTATCAGCCACTCCTCTTCGTTGTCGATTCATTTGATCATCTGTTTTCGCTCGTCGATGAACTGGAAACTTGGATGAAAGAAGGGAAGCTGAACAATGTGGCCGGTGGCGAACCCGGGGTCAACGAGGAAGATATCGCGAGTTTCCTCGATGCAATGAAGTGAGCGCCACTTCTTGGGTTCAACCCATAACGCTGAAATCGCCTCGGCTCGAACTAAGACCGCTGTCTGTTGACGATGCAGCGGCTTTGTGTGCCATTTGTCCAATCGAAACTTTTGGTTACTTTGTCACTTTGCGGCCAAGTGAGCCAACGGTCGAAGCGTGGGAAGAGTACGTAAAAGCCCGGATCGATTCCCCAAGGACGGTTTCGTTCACCGTGGTTGCAGACGGAGAAGTCGTCGGTGAAACAGCCTACATGGACATTCGCGATGAAGCCAAAGGGCTCGAGATTGGGCTGACGTGGTACCGGCCCGAGGTACGCGGCGGATGGGTGAATCCGCTGGTAAAGTACTTGATGCTCCAACACGCGTTCGAGAAACTTGGCGCAATTCGGGTGCAGCTCAAGACGGACGGCAGAAACACTCACAGCCAATCGGCAATCAAGAAGCTCGGTGCCCAATATGAAGGCACTTTGCGAAGACACGGAATACAGACCGATGGGTACATACGCGATACGGTGATGTTCAGCATCATCGACTCCGAATGGCCTATTGTCAAACAAAATTTGGAAGAAAGACTAAATCAGTTGGACGTTCGTCCCTGATGAAGGAAGCCCTGTTGGGCTAAACTTAAAACTATGCCTGTAGAGATCTTAATGCCGGAACTTGGTGAAGGCGTTCACGAAGGAACCGTCAGCCGCTGGCTCAAAAAAGTTGGCGATACCGTCAAAGAAGACGAACCGGTCGTCGAAATCATGACGGACAAGGTCAATACAGAATTGGGCGCACCTGCTTCGGGCGTCCTACTACAGATTCTCATTCCCGAAGGCGATCCAGTCGAAGTTTTCAAGGCCATGGGACTAATTGGTGAGGCTGGCGAAGTTCCTGCCGCCGCACCTTCTGCTGACCCAGCTCCTGCGGCAAAGGCTTCGAGCGACGATGTTCCAACAATCGAAATTGCCGACTCGATGTTCTCGTCGGTAGCGAAAGACGAACCGAACCCATTGCAAGCTGGCAAGCGAACCTGGTTTAGTCCGGTCGTCCGTGCCATGCAAAAAGCCCATAACCTCAGCGATGCACAACTGAATTCGCTGGCAGGATCGGGCGCCGGTGGCCGCGTCACTAAGCGGGACGTGGAATCACTGATTGCCGGTGGTGCCAAAGGTGCCGCACCTGCCGCCGCCGCGCCAAAACTCCAAGAACCGACCAAGCCTCCGGCTCCAACCGTTGCTGGCGCAGACCAGCAACTCGTGCCACTGGTCGGTATGCGCAAGATGATTGCCGAAGCCATGGTGCGAAGTCACGCTGTACCGACCGTGAGCACCTTGAGCGAAGTCGATGTCACCAACATGGTGAACTTCCGCGCCAAGAACAAAGAGACTTTTGCCGAACAATTCGGCGTCAAGCTAACTTACACTCCGTTCTTTATCAAGGCGATCACCGAAGCTCTGATTGAATTCCCGCTTGTCAACGCGGCCCTGATGCCAGACAACAACATCGTGATGACCAAGAACGTGCATATGGGCGTCGCGGTCTCGCTCGGAAAGAATGGCGATGAAGGGCTGATCGTTCCAGTCATTCGTGACTGTAACACCAAGTCGCTGATCGATATTGCGAAGGACTTGGAAGCGATTGCGGCAAAGGCTCGCGGCAACCAATTGGGCGTCTCAGATGTTCAAGGCGGAACCTTTACGCTCACCAATCCTGGCTCGTACGGCGCTGTCCTTGGGACGCCAATGATCAACGCTCCACAAGCCGCGATCATGGGAACGTATACGATTAAGCAAGTCCCGACAATCATTGACGGGATGATCGCAATTCGATCGATCATGAACTTGGTTTTGACTTACGACCACCGAATCATCGATGGCGCGCTTGCTGGCAAGTTCCTGCAA harbors:
- the groL gene encoding chaperonin GroEL (60 kDa chaperone family; promotes refolding of misfolded polypeptides especially under stressful conditions; forms two stacked rings of heptamers to form a barrel-shaped 14mer; ends can be capped by GroES; misfolded proteins enter the barrel where they are refolded when GroES binds), producing the protein MSAKELKFSDDARKMLEAGVDKLANAVKVTLGPRGRNVVLERKFGSPTVINDGVTIAKEIEVENRFENMGAQLIREVSSKTNDLAGDGTTTATVLAQAIFKEGTRNVAAGSNATQIKVGIDKSVGLIVAELAKMSIPVTSTKDVATISANDAELGELVAGVIDKVGKDGVVTVEEAKSMETTVEHVDGLQFDKGYLSPYFITDPNRMEVVYEDPLLLFYEKKIASVQDFLPLLEKVVRMGKPFIIVAEDVENECLATLVLNRLRGNLQLAAVKAPGFGDRRKAMLEDMAILTGGQFITEDLGLKLDSVTPEMLGTCRKIVITKDSTTVVDGKGDAAQIEGRKKQIQQQIETTDSNYDKEKLQERLAKLSGGVAVIKVGAATETALKERKARIEDALAATRAALDEGIVPGGGTALITAGKVLDNTSLEGDQQIGLNIIKKAIEAPLRTIAENAGAEGSVIVDKVKTNGIGFNASTLAFEDLMKTGVVDPTKVVRTTLQNAASISGLLLTTEAAVADLPVKEDEGHDH
- a CDS encoding co-chaperone GroES, whose product is MKLQPLHDRIIVKRADKEQVTASGIFLPDSAQEKPQRGEVLAVGPGKQLDSGQIAPMDIKVGDFVLYGKYGGTEVTVGGEEFIILRADDVLAIVDGVPAGAAK
- a CDS encoding FmdB family transcriptional regulator — its product is MPTYAYECRTCGKNFEVDQRITEDALTDCDCGAENSLKRLIQKPLVIFNGPGFYVTDAGSSTTNSPDICTGEPASCPSCTPSE
- a CDS encoding phenylalanine 4-monooxygenase, producing the protein MYIEQPYDLYSEENHESWRKLYARMLPKWEKYANEHFMRGISNLALDPNRVPRLEDVNKFLDPLTGFKAKAVSGYVPAFNFFESIRNREFPTTITIRRSDKLDYLPEPDIFHDIAGHVPMHTDKAFADTLVRFGECALTAAQIAHETKDHEVRAHRLANTIKAMARFFWFSIEFGLMRGNGYDLKVYGSGLLSSYGEIEYCIESPDVQRYPIQLEWVINQYFEIDKYQPLLFVVDSFDHLFSLVDELETWMKEGKLNNVAGGEPGVNEEDIASFLDAMK
- a CDS encoding GNAT family N-acetyltransferase, whose amino-acid sequence is MSATSWVQPITLKSPRLELRPLSVDDAAALCAICPIETFGYFVTLRPSEPTVEAWEEYVKARIDSPRTVSFTVVADGEVVGETAYMDIRDEAKGLEIGLTWYRPEVRGGWVNPLVKYLMLQHAFEKLGAIRVQLKTDGRNTHSQSAIKKLGAQYEGTLRRHGIQTDGYIRDTVMFSIIDSEWPIVKQNLEERLNQLDVRP
- a CDS encoding 2-oxo acid dehydrogenase subunit E2; translated protein: MPVEILMPELGEGVHEGTVSRWLKKVGDTVKEDEPVVEIMTDKVNTELGAPASGVLLQILIPEGDPVEVFKAMGLIGEAGEVPAAAPSADPAPAAKASSDDVPTIEIADSMFSSVAKDEPNPLQAGKRTWFSPVVRAMQKAHNLSDAQLNSLAGSGAGGRVTKRDVESLIAGGAKGAAPAAAAPKLQEPTKPPAPTVAGADQQLVPLVGMRKMIAEAMVRSHAVPTVSTLSEVDVTNMVNFRAKNKETFAEQFGVKLTYTPFFIKAITEALIEFPLVNAALMPDNNIVMTKNVHMGVAVSLGKNGDEGLIVPVIRDCNTKSLIDIAKDLEAIAAKARGNQLGVSDVQGGTFTLTNPGSYGAVLGTPMINAPQAAIMGTYTIKQVPTIIDGMIAIRSIMNLVLTYDHRIIDGALAGKFLQSVKKKLENFEFFK